From the genome of Candidatus Rhodoluna planktonica:
CAGCAGCTATCTCAGGTTTATCGCGCAGTTCAGCAAAAGCCATGGCATCGTGGCTGACCACCCCAAAAATAGGAGCTTCCACTCCGGCGGCAAACATGACCGCTGCAGCAATGCCCACTCGCAAACCGGTAAACGGTGCTGGGCCGCGACCGACAACCACGCTGGAAACTTTGCTAGCCGCTACACCGGCATCACTCAAAACTTGAGCAATCGCCGAACCAATCAATTCGGCATGCTTCATAGCATCGGGGATATTTACCTCGGCACGAACCTCGTCACCCTGAAGCAGCGCCACCGAGGTGCCAGCCGAGGTATCGATTGCCAAAATCCAGTTAGGCAATTTTCACCTGCATTTCTTGCCAGCGACTGCCATTGCCGATGAGGCGCACCATCCGGGTTTCGGTTGCACCGGTGTGATCGCGGTCAATTTCAATATCGAGCCACTGATCAACTAGGCCATCGGTGAAGCCTCTGCCCCACTCGACCAGGGTGATGCTGTGGTCAAAATCAATGTCGAGATCGTCAAGCTCAGCTGGGGAACCGAGGCGATAAGCATCAACGTGCACCAGCACCGGCCCGCCATCGCTGCGCTTATGAGTTCTAGCGATCACAAAGGTTGGGCTTGAAACTGTGCCGATGGTGTTTAGCCCCTCGCCCACGCCGCGAGTAAAAGTTGTTTTTCCGGCGCCGAGAGGACCAGTCAGGACTACTAAATCTCCAGCGCGCAACTGTCTTGCCAGTTGCACGCCGAGCTCATGCATTTGCTCTGGGGTCTCTATTTTCAGCTCGGCCAATAACTGACTCAAGCTAGGTCCTCATCGACAGCACCGAGGTAGCGTCGCGTAAAACGTCCGCCCATCCTGGTCACAATTTCATAGTTGATGGTGTCGGCTGCCCAGGCTAGTTCATCGGCGCTCGGAACACCGGCTGCCGGATCGCCAAACAGTGTGGCAATGTCGCCAATCTGGACCTCATCATCGCCCACATCGACGACAAACTGATCCATGGCTATGCGACCAAGAATTGGGTAATTTTTACCCTTGATGTTCACCCGAGCGTTGCCGGTGGCATTTCGAGGCAGACCCTCGGCATAACCGATTGGAATCAAAGCCAGGGTGGTTTCGCTTTGAGTGCGGTGCAGGTAGCCGTAACTGACCCCGTGCTGGGCTGGAACGCGTTTCACCAAAGCCACCGCTGCGGTTGCGCTCATGGCCGGACGCAAACCATAGTCGGCCGAGGAGTGATCGGTGAACGGTGATAGGCCGTACAGCGAGACTCCGATGCGAACCATTTCATAGTGAGCCTGAGGGTACTTAATCGAGCCGTCAGAGGCAGTGAGGTGACGAAGTTCGAATGGCAATTCGGCCTGCTCGGCCAGAGCTACCGCAGCTTCAAATCGGGCTATCTGCTGCAGATCTTCTTCATCGCTGGTGCATGACAGGTGAGTGAAAATTCCGACAACTTGGATGAAGCCTTCGGCAACCAAAGCCCGAGCGAGCTTGATCAACAGTGGCCAAAGTTCTGCCGTGGCGCCATTACGACCCAAACCGGTATCGATTTTTAGGTGCACTCGAGCAACTCGACCCAGATGCTGTGCTGCGTTAGCTACCTTTTCAAGCTGAAAGTTGTCGGCCACTGAAATTTCGATACCTGCATCAACCGCTCGCACAAAATTTTCGTCGGGATGGTGCAGCCAGGCCAGAATTGGAAGATCGATACCGGCATCGCGAAGCTGCAGTGCTTCGGTAATGTCGGCCACCCCGAGGTAGTCGATGCCGGCTGCTTCAAGTTTTTTAGCTACCGGAATCATGCCGTGACCGTAGGCATTTGCCTTGACCACTCCCATAATTTTCGATTTGCCAACACGCTCGCGCAGCACCGAAAGGTTATAGGCGATTGCGTCCAGGTCAATGATTAGTTCGCGCATGGGCTAAACCTCATCTCCTTCTGCGACCACAAAAGCGGTGGCCATATCGCCATCGTGAGTTATCGAAACATGCAGTTTTCGAATTCCGGCTCGCAAGGCAATCTTGGCGGTCTCGCCGTGCAACCAAATAATTGGCTTGCCCGACGTATCTTTAGCAACCTCGATGCCGTACCATTCAATTCCTTGAGCACCGGCGAGCGCCTTGATGACCGCTTCTTTGGCGGCAAAGCGGCCGGCCATAGTTTGGATTTTGTCATCCCGTTCGCTGTCCAAAAACAGGCGGTCTATCAGCCGTGGAGTTTGGGCTAGTTTCTCTTCAAAACGGCTGATGGCAACCGTGTCTACACCAATGCCAATAATCACTTGTTACTCGACGGTTACCGATTTGGCTAGGTTGCGAGGCTGATCGACATCAAGCCCTTTGGCAGTAGACAGCTCTAGGGCAAACACCTGCAATGGAATTACGGTGAGAATCGCTGAGAATATGTTTTCGCTCTGCGGCACAAAGATTACGTGTTCGGCGTAATGTCCAACCTGCTCGTCGCCTACCTCGGCAATAGCAATAACTCGAGCACCGCGAGCGCGAATCTCTTGAATGTTTGAAATTACCTTGGGGTGCAAACTGTCGGCGTCGCGTGGGCTCGGCACAATCACGATGACCGGCTGCCCCTCTTCGATCAGTGCTATTGGGCCGTGCTTCAACTCACCGGCGGCAAAACCTTCGGCGTGAATATATGCGAGCTCCTTGAGTTTTAGAGCACCTTCCATCGCGACTGGGAAACCAACATTTCGACCCAGGAAAAGCACCGATTTTGCATTTGCCATTTCTCGACCGAGGGCACGGACATCATCAAGATTTTCTAGCACCTTGGTTACTCGAGCCGGCATCTTCAGCAGTTCTTGGCCCAACTGCAGCAAAGTCTCTTGAGCGACGACACCTCGGTTTTGACCGAGGAACAAGGCCAGCAGCATGCCTGCGGTAATTTGTGCGGTTAGCGCTTTGGTGGATGCGACCGCAACTTCGGGGCCGGCATGGGTGTAGATAACCGCATCCGACTCGCGGGCCAAAGTCGCCCCCTGAGTGTTGCAGATCGCCAAGACTTTGGCACCCTGCTCTTTTGCAAAGCGGGTTGCCATCAGTGTGTCCATTGTTTCGCCCGACTGGCTGACCGCAACAATCAAAGTGTTTGGGGTGACAATCGGATCGCGGTACCTGAACTCATGCGAGAGTTCGACCTGCACCGGAATTCGCGAGAATTTCTCGATAGCATACTTGGCAATATCGCAGGCGTAAGCCGCGGTACCACAAGCCACCATAATGATTCGATCAATTGCCTTGATGTCTGCGACAGATAGGCCATCTACTTCGGTTAGTCGCACTGAGCCATCCGAGTTCAAACGACCCATCAGGGTGTCGGCCACTGCCTGAGGTTGGTCGGCAATCTCTTTAGCCATAAACGAAGACCAGCCACCCTTGCTGGCCGCAGAGGCATCCCAGTCGACAGTGAATTCTTCAAAAGTTACCGGAGCACCGGCAAAACTCTGCAACTGCACCGAATCGGCACGCAAAATGACGATTTCATCTTGGCCAACGCTAATTGCCCGGCGAGTGTGCTCAACAAAGGCGGCAACGTCGCTGCCCAAAAAGTTTTCGCCATCGCCCAAACCGATAACCAACGGTGCATTTTTGCGAGCGGCGAGCACCACGTCGGGTTCGTCTTCGTGAATTACCAGGATGGTGAAGGCACCGTGCAGGCGGTTCACTACCTTTGCAAAAGCGGTGGGCAAATCGCCCAAAATTTCGTATTCGCGAGCAATCAGATGGGCAGCAACCTCAGAATCGGTTTCGCTGCTGAATTTGGTGCCTTCGGCTAGCAACTCAGCCTTTAGTTCAGCAAAGTTTTCAATGATTCCATTGTGAATCAGCGACAGTTTGCTTGCCGACCCGCCAAGGTGCGGGTGAGCGTTGGTGTCGGTTGGGGCACCGTGCGTTGCCCAGCGGGTGTGTCCGATACCGATGTGTGAGATGGGCAGTGGATGTGCCTCAATGTCGGCAACCAGATTGTCAAGCTTTCCGGCTTTTTTTCGGGTTTGTAAACCCGAGCCCGGGGCAATAATCGAAACTCCGGCAGAGTCATAGCCTCGGTACTCTAAGC
Proteins encoded in this window:
- the glmS gene encoding glutamine--fructose-6-phosphate transaminase (isomerizing); translation: MCGIVGYVGPKSTLDVLLGGLRRLEYRGYDSAGVSIIAPGSGLQTRKKAGKLDNLVADIEAHPLPISHIGIGHTRWATHGAPTDTNAHPHLGGSASKLSLIHNGIIENFAELKAELLAEGTKFSSETDSEVAAHLIAREYEILGDLPTAFAKVVNRLHGAFTILVIHEDEPDVVLAARKNAPLVIGLGDGENFLGSDVAAFVEHTRRAISVGQDEIVILRADSVQLQSFAGAPVTFEEFTVDWDASAASKGGWSSFMAKEIADQPQAVADTLMGRLNSDGSVRLTEVDGLSVADIKAIDRIIMVACGTAAYACDIAKYAIEKFSRIPVQVELSHEFRYRDPIVTPNTLIVAVSQSGETMDTLMATRFAKEQGAKVLAICNTQGATLARESDAVIYTHAGPEVAVASTKALTAQITAGMLLALFLGQNRGVVAQETLLQLGQELLKMPARVTKVLENLDDVRALGREMANAKSVLFLGRNVGFPVAMEGALKLKELAYIHAEGFAAGELKHGPIALIEEGQPVIVIVPSPRDADSLHPKVISNIQEIRARGARVIAIAEVGDEQVGHYAEHVIFVPQSENIFSAILTVIPLQVFALELSTAKGLDVDQPRNLAKSVTVE
- a CDS encoding holo-ACP synthase gives rise to the protein MIIGIGVDTVAISRFEEKLAQTPRLIDRLFLDSERDDKIQTMAGRFAAKEAVIKALAGAQGIEWYGIEVAKDTSGKPIIWLHGETAKIALRAGIRKLHVSITHDGDMATAFVVAEGDEV
- the tsaB gene encoding tRNA (adenosine(37)-N6)-threonylcarbamoyltransferase complex dimerization subunit type 1 TsaB; this encodes MPNWILAIDTSAGTSVALLQGDEVRAEVNIPDAMKHAELIGSAIAQVLSDAGVAASKVSSVVVGRGPAPFTGLRVGIAAAVMFAAGVEAPIFGVVSHDAMAFAELRDKPEIAAAISATSPLLVTTDARRREVYWATYSGVSPQGLPLLAQGPGVLTPAALEDYLVDRNLTPIKVEGIISATAIGQLFSRQLLAGLGSNDISALYLREPDAVPSPGKKVSG
- the tsaE gene encoding tRNA (adenosine(37)-N6)-threonylcarbamoyltransferase complex ATPase subunit type 1 TsaE, whose translation is MSQLLAELKIETPEQMHELGVQLARQLRAGDLVVLTGPLGAGKTTFTRGVGEGLNTIGTVSSPTFVIARTHKRSDGGPVLVHVDAYRLGSPAELDDLDIDFDHSITLVEWGRGFTDGLVDQWLDIEIDRDHTGATETRMVRLIGNGSRWQEMQVKIA
- the alr gene encoding alanine racemase is translated as MRELIIDLDAIAYNLSVLRERVGKSKIMGVVKANAYGHGMIPVAKKLEAAGIDYLGVADITEALQLRDAGIDLPILAWLHHPDENFVRAVDAGIEISVADNFQLEKVANAAQHLGRVARVHLKIDTGLGRNGATAELWPLLIKLARALVAEGFIQVVGIFTHLSCTSDEEDLQQIARFEAAVALAEQAELPFELRHLTASDGSIKYPQAHYEMVRIGVSLYGLSPFTDHSSADYGLRPAMSATAAVALVKRVPAQHGVSYGYLHRTQSETTLALIPIGYAEGLPRNATGNARVNIKGKNYPILGRIAMDQFVVDVGDDEVQIGDIATLFGDPAAGVPSADELAWAADTINYEIVTRMGGRFTRRYLGAVDEDLA